A window of Streptomyces armeniacus contains these coding sequences:
- a CDS encoding helix-turn-helix domain-containing protein encodes MADTDAIPVEAVVDLLRAASAEQEVDVDALLAETDLPELAAARVGHELRRLRSTSDRWRRRGQELAALFSSARELAQLRDVDELLGRLVERAHDLVGTDVTYLSEFDADSQELRVRTTLGTVAPSFLGLRVPPGMGLASQVVEGRRPSWTSRYTTMTQVPHDSAIDAAVAAEGLVSLLGVPLLAGDEVIGVLFAANRVEHAFSPDEVSLLSAFADHAAIVLQTARLLARTQESADETRRAYGELARHVEAMERASEVHSDLTSLVLQGGEAPDVATALGRALRCDVELLDTGRLDPSLADAVDRSRRSGRCASAGDGSYAVAVLAGPALLGALLLTQGELEFGPVELRTAERAAQITALLKLKQDAMIEAEQRVRGDLLADMLSDDADRRAGLATRARARGIRLDELRSAVVVSVPAERRREAVRALRRNGGPVGEHADRVVALTADPDPGVAGARVHATVSRAVRVPVLAVGAGFAEAAGDLRGQVEAASACVRILPSLGLSDTAVTVDEYLPYTALFGPGEARVATYVRRVLGPVLDWDAEHAGKLLPTLAAYLAHRMSPVATARVLHLHKNTVLQRLERAAELLGADWQEPDRLFRITVAVRLVQLTKGP; translated from the coding sequence GTGGCCGACACCGACGCCATCCCCGTCGAGGCCGTCGTCGACCTGTTGCGGGCGGCGTCCGCGGAGCAGGAGGTCGACGTGGACGCCCTGCTCGCCGAGACGGACCTGCCCGAGCTGGCCGCCGCGCGCGTCGGCCACGAGCTGCGGCGCCTGCGTTCGACCTCCGACCGCTGGCGGCGCCGCGGCCAGGAGCTCGCTGCGCTGTTCTCCTCCGCGCGCGAGCTCGCGCAGCTGCGCGACGTCGACGAGCTGCTGGGCCGGCTCGTCGAGCGGGCACACGACCTGGTGGGCACCGACGTGACCTATCTGTCCGAGTTCGACGCGGACAGCCAGGAGCTGCGGGTACGTACGACGCTCGGCACCGTCGCGCCCTCCTTCCTCGGCCTACGGGTGCCGCCCGGCATGGGCCTGGCGAGCCAGGTGGTCGAGGGGCGGCGGCCGAGCTGGACGTCCAGGTACACCACGATGACCCAGGTGCCGCACGACTCGGCCATCGACGCCGCCGTCGCCGCGGAAGGACTCGTGTCCCTGCTCGGCGTCCCGCTGCTGGCCGGCGACGAGGTGATCGGTGTGCTGTTCGCCGCGAACCGCGTGGAGCACGCTTTCTCCCCCGACGAGGTCTCCCTGCTCTCGGCTTTCGCCGACCACGCCGCCATCGTGCTGCAGACCGCCCGCCTCCTCGCGCGTACTCAGGAGTCGGCGGACGAGACCCGCCGCGCGTACGGGGAGCTCGCACGGCACGTCGAGGCGATGGAACGGGCCAGCGAGGTGCACAGCGACCTCACCAGCCTTGTCCTCCAGGGCGGCGAGGCACCGGATGTCGCGACCGCGCTCGGGCGCGCCCTACGGTGCGACGTCGAGCTTCTCGACACCGGCCGCCTCGACCCGTCTCTCGCCGACGCGGTGGACCGCAGCCGCCGCAGCGGACGGTGCGCGTCCGCGGGAGACGGCAGCTACGCGGTCGCCGTCCTCGCCGGGCCCGCCCTGCTGGGCGCGCTGCTGCTGACGCAGGGTGAGCTGGAGTTCGGGCCCGTCGAGCTGCGAACCGCCGAACGCGCCGCCCAGATCACCGCGCTGCTGAAGCTCAAACAGGACGCCATGATCGAGGCCGAGCAGCGCGTTCGGGGCGACCTGCTGGCCGACATGCTCTCCGACGACGCCGACCGCCGTGCCGGCCTTGCCACCCGCGCCCGCGCCCGCGGCATCCGGCTCGACGAGCTGCGGTCCGCGGTCGTGGTCTCCGTCCCGGCCGAACGCCGCCGCGAGGCCGTCCGTGCCCTCCGCAGGAACGGCGGCCCCGTCGGTGAACACGCCGACCGGGTCGTGGCGCTCACCGCCGATCCCGACCCGGGGGTGGCCGGTGCGCGGGTCCACGCGACCGTCAGCCGCGCCGTCCGGGTGCCCGTACTGGCCGTCGGCGCGGGCTTCGCCGAGGCTGCCGGCGACCTGCGCGGCCAGGTCGAGGCGGCCTCGGCATGCGTACGGATCCTGCCGTCGCTCGGACTGAGCGACACAGCCGTCACCGTCGACGAGTACCTCCCGTACACGGCCCTGTTCGGCCCGGGGGAAGCACGCGTGGCGACGTATGTGCGGCGCGTGCTCGGGCCCGTGCTGGACTGGGACGCGGAGCACGCGGGCAAGCTGCTGCCCACCCTCGCCGCCTACCTGGCCCACAGGATGAGCCCGGTCGCGACCGCGCGCGTCCTCCACCTGCACAAGAACACCGTCCTCCAGCGGCTCGAGCGGGCGGCGGAACTGCTCGGCGCGGACTGGCAGGAGCCGGACCGCCTCTTCCGTATCACCGTCGCGGTGCGCCTCGTCCAACTGACCAAAGGCCCATAA
- a CDS encoding hydroxymethylglutaryl-CoA reductase, degradative produces the protein MPRTSRIHGLRDLSVEARRKSVAEAAGVDPASLAAFDPGQGLGLGLADHMIENVTGILGVPLGVATNFVVNGADVLVPMATEEASVVAAASNAAKIARIHGGFTTSSTTPVMQAQIQIVDVSDPEAGRVRLLEARDELIALANAQDPKLVEFGGGVRDIAVRLVPSRAGTYVVAHLRVDVRDAMGANAVNTMAEAVAGRAAEIAGGNSLLRILTNKADLRLSRARAVFDAEALGGAVVVDNVIHAAALAEADPYRAATHNKGIMNGITAVVLATGNDTRAVEAGAHSHAISAAGLYTSLSRFEKDADGNVAATLELPMPVGLVGGATRVHPVAQAAVTLLGVRTAAELAEIVTAVGLAQNFAAVRALATEGIQRGHMSLHARNIASTVGATAEEVPTVVARLIADGKVRADHAGQVLAELRSGR, from the coding sequence ATGCCCCGCACAAGTCGTATCCACGGTCTCCGGGATCTCTCCGTCGAGGCCCGGCGCAAGTCGGTCGCCGAGGCCGCCGGCGTCGACCCCGCGTCGCTCGCCGCCTTCGACCCCGGCCAGGGGCTCGGCCTCGGACTCGCCGACCACATGATCGAGAACGTCACCGGAATCCTCGGCGTACCGCTGGGGGTCGCGACGAACTTCGTCGTCAACGGCGCCGACGTGCTGGTGCCCATGGCCACCGAGGAGGCCTCGGTCGTCGCCGCGGCCAGCAACGCCGCCAAGATCGCACGGATCCACGGCGGGTTCACCACCTCCTCGACCACGCCCGTCATGCAGGCCCAGATCCAGATCGTCGACGTCTCGGACCCCGAGGCGGGGCGCGTACGGCTGCTGGAAGCCCGTGACGAGCTGATCGCGTTGGCGAACGCGCAGGACCCGAAGCTCGTCGAGTTCGGGGGCGGTGTCCGCGACATCGCGGTCCGGCTGGTGCCCTCACGTGCGGGCACGTACGTGGTCGCGCACCTGAGAGTCGACGTGCGCGACGCGATGGGCGCCAACGCGGTCAACACCATGGCCGAGGCGGTCGCCGGGCGTGCGGCCGAGATCGCCGGCGGGAACAGCCTGCTCCGGATTCTCACCAACAAGGCCGATCTCCGACTCTCCCGCGCCCGCGCGGTGTTCGACGCCGAAGCACTCGGGGGCGCCGTCGTCGTCGACAACGTCATCCATGCCGCCGCCCTCGCCGAGGCCGACCCGTACCGGGCCGCCACGCACAACAAGGGCATCATGAACGGAATCACCGCCGTCGTCCTCGCCACCGGGAACGACACCCGCGCCGTCGAGGCCGGCGCCCACTCCCACGCGATCTCCGCCGCGGGTCTCTACACGTCGCTGTCACGCTTCGAGAAGGACGCCGACGGCAACGTCGCCGCCACCCTCGAACTGCCCATGCCGGTAGGGCTCGTCGGCGGTGCAACCAGAGTGCACCCCGTCGCGCAGGCCGCGGTCACCCTCCTCGGAGTACGGACGGCCGCAGAGCTCGCGGAGATCGTCACCGCGGTCGGCCTGGCCCAGAACTTCGCCGCCGTACGTGCCCTGGCCACAGAGGGCATCCAGCGCGGCCACATGTCCCTGCACGCCCGCAACATCGCCTCCACCGTCGGCGCCACCGCCGAGGAAGTGCCGACCGTCGTCGCCCGTTTGATCGCCGACGGGAAGGTCCGCGCCGACCACGCCGGGCAGGTCCTGGCCGAGCTGCGGTCCGGTCGATGA
- a CDS encoding serine/threonine-protein kinase, whose product MVIEDRYELLEPIGSGGMGEVWKAHDRRLRRHVAVKGMLDQNAMTAGTRAAAMQRARREAEAIAKIEHRNVVTVHDQVETANQVWIVMKLLEARSLEDLLRTDRALAVPRAADIGLQMLQGLRAVHAASVVHRDVKPGNVLVRDDGLVILVDFGIATFEGAAEVTRAGTVIGTPSYLAPEIFASGSADRTAASDLWALGITLYKMVEGRVPFAGSEVWEVQENIRRYPDPPFRYAGPLAPVIQGLLSTDPGERLDAATAEVMLQEVLSDPPAPHSPPAAATRPPTAASQRGPGPAPVAPGPAAGAAAAASAPSTPEAPAPAAAAASGQGTGQRRGLWLKVAAAALCVALLATAGWLVANGDEDPGGKTDNAGQEGQEGQEGQDGGGAEEWASPPTTLKIGVKDDQPGLGLEKNGKRTGFEVELAYEIGRKMGYDKGKVELETVETVNRSSDLWKKKVHLVIASYSITDDRKKSGKYPVDFAGPYYLAGRGFLVREQSKRPISDSNELIDDKLEVCTAAKSTYEKELDKRGFNMKDPQPSTYEGCKNLLLEDKSPVYAVASDDVVLAGFEYADPDRLRRLNNIEGVEKYGIAMLPDSPILKGKVCSALREIKANGSWDRMYMDNLAPVMGSETPPGRPDLEECRK is encoded by the coding sequence GTGGTGATCGAGGACCGCTACGAGCTGCTGGAACCGATCGGCAGCGGCGGCATGGGCGAGGTGTGGAAGGCCCACGACCGGCGGCTGCGCCGGCACGTCGCCGTGAAGGGCATGCTCGACCAGAACGCGATGACCGCAGGCACCCGGGCCGCGGCGATGCAGCGGGCGCGCCGGGAAGCGGAGGCCATCGCCAAGATCGAGCACCGGAACGTGGTGACGGTCCACGACCAGGTGGAGACCGCCAACCAGGTCTGGATCGTGATGAAGCTGCTCGAAGCCAGATCCCTGGAGGATCTGCTGCGCACCGATCGGGCGCTCGCCGTACCGAGAGCGGCGGACATCGGCCTCCAGATGCTCCAGGGCCTGCGGGCGGTGCACGCGGCCTCCGTCGTCCACCGCGATGTGAAGCCGGGCAACGTACTGGTCCGGGACGACGGGCTGGTGATCCTGGTGGACTTCGGGATCGCGACGTTCGAGGGCGCCGCCGAGGTGACCCGGGCGGGCACCGTCATCGGCACGCCCTCGTACCTGGCGCCGGAGATCTTCGCCTCCGGTTCCGCCGACCGCACCGCCGCGTCCGACCTGTGGGCGCTGGGGATCACGCTGTACAAGATGGTCGAGGGCCGCGTCCCCTTCGCAGGCAGCGAAGTGTGGGAGGTCCAGGAGAACATCCGGCGGTATCCGGACCCGCCGTTCCGGTACGCCGGTCCCCTCGCCCCGGTGATCCAGGGGCTGTTGAGCACGGACCCCGGCGAACGCCTGGACGCGGCCACGGCGGAGGTCATGCTTCAGGAGGTGCTGAGCGACCCGCCCGCGCCGCACTCACCCCCGGCAGCGGCCACGCGCCCGCCGACGGCCGCCTCTCAACGGGGCCCCGGCCCCGCTCCCGTAGCCCCCGGGCCTGCGGCGGGGGCCGCGGCCGCCGCGTCTGCCCCGTCCACCCCGGAAGCACCCGCCCCGGCCGCCGCGGCGGCGAGCGGACAGGGCACCGGACAGCGCCGCGGGCTCTGGCTGAAGGTGGCGGCGGCGGCCCTGTGCGTGGCGCTGCTGGCCACGGCCGGCTGGCTGGTGGCGAACGGCGACGAGGATCCGGGCGGCAAGACCGACAATGCCGGCCAGGAGGGTCAGGAGGGTCAGGAGGGCCAGGACGGCGGCGGGGCGGAGGAGTGGGCGTCGCCGCCCACCACTCTGAAGATCGGCGTCAAGGACGATCAGCCGGGCCTGGGTCTCGAGAAGAACGGCAAGCGCACGGGTTTCGAGGTCGAGCTGGCCTACGAGATCGGCCGGAAGATGGGGTACGACAAGGGGAAGGTCGAACTCGAGACGGTCGAGACCGTGAACCGGAGCAGCGACCTGTGGAAGAAGAAGGTGCACCTGGTCATCGCTTCGTACAGCATCACGGACGACCGGAAGAAGTCCGGCAAGTACCCGGTCGACTTCGCCGGCCCGTACTACCTCGCGGGCCGGGGATTCCTGGTACGCGAGCAGAGCAAGCGCCCGATCTCGGACTCCAACGAGCTGATCGACGACAAGCTCGAAGTGTGCACCGCGGCGAAATCCACGTACGAGAAGGAGCTGGACAAGAGGGGCTTCAACATGAAGGACCCGCAGCCCAGCACGTACGAGGGCTGCAAAAATCTGCTGCTGGAGGACAAATCCCCCGTCTACGCGGTGGCTTCGGACGACGTCGTCCTCGCGGGCTTCGAGTACGCGGACCCGGACAGGCTGCGGCGGCTGAACAACATCGAGGGCGTCGAGAAGTACGGCATCGCGATGCTTCCCGACAGCCCGATCCTGAAGGGCAAGGTGTGCTCGGCACTGCGGGAGATCAAGGCCAACGGCTCCTGGGACCGGATGTACATGGACAACCTGGCCCCCGTCATGGGCAGCGAGACCCCACCGGGCCGCCCTGACCTGGAGGAGTGCCGGAAGTAG
- a CDS encoding hydroxymethylglutaryl-CoA lyase yields the protein MSGCGTAPLPGLPEAVTICEVGPRDGLQNEPRPVDTGVKAEFIERLADAGHRVIEATSMVHPKWVPQLADAEEVLRRVDRRPGVRYPVLVPNERGLRRALDLGVSDIAVFASATESFAQANLNRTVAASLDMFAPVIGLAREAGLTVRGYLSMCWGDPWEGAVPTAQVVDVATRLISLGCTELSLGDTIGVATPGRVGALLGALTAAGVPIDRIAVHFHDTYGQGLANTLVALQHGVTTVDTSAGGLGGCPYARSATGNLATEDLLWQLEGLGVRTGVDLTKLVQTSVWLAGHLSRESPSAVVRALGEPQEG from the coding sequence ATGAGCGGCTGCGGGACCGCACCGCTTCCCGGACTCCCCGAAGCTGTCACGATCTGCGAGGTCGGCCCCCGCGACGGACTCCAGAACGAGCCCCGGCCCGTGGACACCGGGGTGAAGGCCGAGTTCATCGAACGCCTTGCGGACGCCGGGCACCGGGTCATCGAGGCCACGAGCATGGTGCACCCCAAGTGGGTACCGCAGCTGGCCGACGCCGAGGAAGTCCTTCGCCGGGTCGACCGCCGCCCCGGGGTCCGCTACCCCGTGCTCGTACCCAACGAGCGGGGCCTGCGCCGCGCCCTCGACCTCGGTGTCTCCGACATCGCGGTATTCGCTTCGGCCACCGAGAGCTTCGCGCAGGCAAACCTCAACCGTACCGTCGCCGCGTCCCTTGACATGTTCGCCCCCGTAATCGGCCTGGCCCGCGAAGCCGGCCTTACCGTACGCGGATATCTGTCCATGTGCTGGGGCGACCCCTGGGAAGGTGCCGTCCCCACGGCGCAGGTCGTCGACGTCGCGACCAGACTGATCTCCCTGGGCTGCACCGAACTCAGCCTCGGCGACACCATCGGCGTCGCCACCCCGGGCCGTGTCGGCGCGCTGCTGGGAGCGTTGACGGCCGCCGGCGTACCGATCGACCGCATCGCCGTCCACTTCCACGACACCTACGGCCAAGGGCTCGCCAACACGCTCGTCGCACTCCAGCACGGAGTGACCACGGTGGACACGTCGGCGGGCGGACTCGGCGGCTGCCCGTACGCCCGGAGCGCGACCGGCAACCTCGCCACCGAGGACCTGCTCTGGCAGCTCGAAGGGCTCGGGGTCCGTACCGGGGTCGACCTCACCAAGCTCGTCCAGACGAGCGTCTGGCTGGCGGGGCACCTGAGCCGCGAGAGCCCGTCGGCGGTCGTCCGCGCCCTGGGCGAGCCGCAGGAGGGCTGA
- a CDS encoding hydantoinase B/oxoprolinase family protein: protein MTSAPHALPDGYDPVTLEVIRMRLDSIVEEMGIAMIRSSGSPVITEAGDFNTALFDPTGRIYAYSDYVQFHIGSGSVAVQNLVKTIEGEPLAPGDAFISNDPHTAGASHPPDTNVISPIFHADELVGWAQSQAHLLDVGGMTPGGFAPGAHDCYSEALRLPPGVKIFERGEPVEWVRRLLLNNVRVPALFWNDVRSLVASNNTGIRRLLSTIEEFGPDRFRNYTKLSFELAEQVVRERIAHIPDGTYTAEEWTEHNGHVDELYRVACTMTKRDRQVSFDFTGSSEQTDGFINCSYGALVGSVASAIVPILAWDVPFNEGVMTAFDIVAEPGSIVNPRPPAPISNGHLTTGARVSRVVTKLMNDACRASDDDTVRSRTQGVWADSWTGGISAGTADNGEYFVLFNMDGGGMGAGAQPELDGLDCAGMMTQVNNMLPDVEMNEMLYPVLYLWKQLNTDSAGHGAHRGGLGLRFAWTLHGAQEVTQTVFAPNAQVVADGYGGGLPGGGSGHEVWRRTDVAGQLAEGRVPTRDTLGAEEKELLAINQQSVPIRSGDVLVQWIAGGGGYGDPLLRDPALVAADVRDRYVPAATAQYTYGVVLADGVADEAATRRARTALRRARLGRNPAREVPEASPAESSAPRRDAHGWYVPASGARLGTGEDWHDAALRTTHVAADRLAEHGVRARPRTEGRRVLIDEFYSPDCGTLLEARVRVDAHVDAHGE from the coding sequence ATGACCAGCGCCCCGCACGCATTGCCCGACGGGTACGACCCGGTCACCCTCGAAGTGATCCGCATGCGCCTCGACTCCATCGTGGAGGAGATGGGCATCGCGATGATCCGCTCGTCCGGCTCCCCGGTGATCACCGAGGCCGGCGACTTCAACACCGCGCTGTTCGACCCCACGGGCCGGATCTACGCCTACTCCGACTACGTGCAGTTCCACATCGGGTCCGGCAGCGTGGCCGTACAGAATCTGGTGAAGACGATCGAGGGCGAGCCGCTCGCGCCCGGCGACGCGTTCATCTCCAACGACCCGCACACCGCCGGTGCGAGCCACCCGCCCGACACCAACGTGATCTCGCCGATCTTCCACGCTGACGAACTGGTCGGCTGGGCGCAGTCCCAGGCACACCTGCTCGACGTCGGCGGCATGACGCCCGGCGGATTCGCGCCCGGAGCCCACGACTGCTACTCCGAGGCGCTGCGACTGCCGCCCGGGGTGAAGATCTTCGAGCGGGGCGAGCCCGTGGAGTGGGTGCGCCGGCTGCTGCTCAACAACGTCCGCGTGCCCGCGCTGTTCTGGAACGACGTGCGCAGCCTGGTGGCGAGCAACAACACCGGAATCCGGCGGCTGCTCAGCACGATCGAAGAGTTCGGCCCGGACCGGTTCCGCAATTACACGAAGCTGTCGTTCGAGCTGGCCGAGCAGGTCGTACGGGAGCGGATCGCCCACATCCCCGACGGCACGTACACGGCGGAGGAGTGGACCGAGCACAACGGGCACGTCGACGAGCTCTACCGCGTCGCCTGCACCATGACCAAGCGCGACAGGCAGGTCAGCTTCGACTTCACCGGCTCCAGCGAGCAGACCGACGGGTTCATCAACTGCAGCTACGGCGCGCTGGTCGGCAGCGTCGCGAGCGCGATCGTGCCGATCCTCGCCTGGGACGTCCCGTTCAACGAGGGCGTCATGACCGCGTTCGACATCGTGGCCGAGCCCGGCTCGATCGTGAACCCCCGGCCGCCGGCCCCGATCAGCAACGGGCACCTCACCACTGGTGCGCGGGTGAGCCGCGTCGTGACCAAGCTGATGAACGACGCGTGCCGCGCCAGCGACGACGACACGGTCCGCAGCCGCACCCAGGGCGTCTGGGCCGACTCGTGGACCGGCGGGATCTCCGCGGGCACCGCCGACAACGGCGAGTACTTCGTGCTGTTCAACATGGACGGCGGCGGCATGGGTGCCGGCGCCCAGCCGGAGCTCGACGGTCTCGACTGCGCCGGGATGATGACGCAGGTCAACAACATGCTGCCGGACGTCGAGATGAACGAGATGCTCTACCCGGTGCTCTACCTGTGGAAACAGCTCAACACCGACAGCGCCGGGCACGGCGCACACCGCGGCGGGCTCGGGCTGCGCTTCGCGTGGACGCTGCACGGCGCCCAGGAGGTCACGCAGACTGTGTTCGCCCCGAACGCCCAGGTCGTGGCCGACGGCTACGGCGGTGGATTGCCCGGCGGCGGCAGCGGTCACGAGGTGTGGCGCCGTACCGATGTCGCCGGGCAGCTGGCCGAGGGCCGGGTCCCCACCCGGGACACGCTGGGCGCGGAGGAGAAGGAGCTGCTGGCCATCAACCAGCAGTCCGTGCCGATCCGTTCCGGGGACGTGCTGGTGCAGTGGATCGCCGGCGGAGGCGGCTACGGCGACCCGCTGCTCCGTGACCCGGCGCTCGTCGCCGCCGACGTGCGCGACCGCTATGTCCCTGCCGCCACGGCGCAATACACCTACGGCGTGGTCCTCGCCGACGGCGTCGCCGACGAGGCGGCCACCCGCCGTGCGCGCACGGCGCTGCGCCGCGCACGCCTGGGCAGGAACCCCGCCAGGGAGGTCCCGGAGGCGTCCCCGGCCGAGTCCTCCGCGCCGCGCCGCGACGCCCACGGCTGGTACGTGCCCGCCAGCGGCGCCCGCCTCGGCACCGGTGAGGACTGGCACGACGCCGCGCTGAGGACCACCCACGTCGCCGCCGACCGGCTCGCCGAGCACGGCGTCCGCGCGCGCCCGCGCACCGAAGGCCGCAGGGTGCTCATCGACGAGTTCTACAGTCCCGACTGCGGCACCCTCCTGGAGGCACGTGTCCGCGTGGACGCCCACGTGGATGCTCACGGTGAGTGA
- a CDS encoding hydantoinase/oxoprolinase family protein, with amino-acid sequence MTLHVGIDVGGTFTDAVAILDGRAIRGKAFSTRDVTTGILGALGVLQERAGLTEAEFFTAVDRFVLGNTIVTNAVDEQKYAAVGLLTTQGFRDTLRIARSARTDERDPHKMSPPPDIVERRRIVEVAERVDAHGEVLIPLTHSTIADAVDAVLATGAEAIAVCLLWSFRNPGHEQAIGEYLDKHHPDVPYTLSSELTPVYREYERMVTTALDAAVKPIVASHFDHLADELRGRGLRALVQIMQVHGGFLSVEETGKAPISMFNSGPVGGVTGARLLGRQLGRRRVLTADMGGTSLDAAAIIDDEFRLLPRAEIGGLPTSLTAVDIETIGAGGGSLAWVDGRSLLRVGPHSAGSTPGPACYGKGGTRPAVTDAALVLGLINADYYLGGTVPLYEEQARAALRKHVADPLGITEDAAAAGVYRLATSQMSNALRKITVNRGHDPREFTLVGFGGACGLFAASIAAEAGVREVVIPRDAAVFSAHGLMHADSVFSAVQTSPWTMDQPAAALDREFAALEERAQAWFEAERIPGNRRELHREADMKFVGQIFEVTTRLHAGTFGEADKDGLRARFLADYEEEFGAGTAWTEAEILLVNSRVRAIGRSDVQTMEHLAGAGEERHELTHRQVTEPLAGERTGMDVHRGFGALGRATGPCLLEEPDTTVYVPAGATVELTDSGDFLLRLADR; translated from the coding sequence ATGACGCTTCACGTGGGCATTGACGTCGGTGGCACGTTCACCGACGCCGTGGCGATCCTGGACGGCCGAGCGATCCGGGGCAAGGCGTTCTCCACCAGGGACGTGACCACCGGGATCCTCGGCGCGCTGGGCGTGCTCCAGGAGCGTGCGGGACTGACGGAGGCCGAGTTCTTCACCGCGGTGGATCGCTTCGTCCTGGGCAACACCATCGTGACCAACGCCGTCGACGAGCAGAAGTACGCCGCCGTCGGACTGCTGACCACCCAGGGCTTCCGGGACACCCTCCGCATCGCCCGCTCGGCGCGCACCGACGAACGCGACCCGCACAAGATGTCCCCGCCGCCCGACATCGTGGAGCGCCGCCGCATTGTCGAGGTCGCCGAGCGGGTCGACGCGCACGGCGAGGTGCTGATCCCCCTCACCCACAGCACGATCGCCGACGCGGTGGACGCGGTGCTCGCGACGGGTGCCGAGGCCATCGCGGTGTGTCTGCTGTGGTCGTTCCGGAACCCCGGCCATGAACAGGCGATCGGCGAGTACCTCGACAAGCACCACCCGGACGTCCCGTACACGCTCTCCAGCGAGTTGACGCCCGTCTACCGCGAATACGAGCGGATGGTCACGACCGCGCTGGACGCCGCCGTGAAGCCGATCGTGGCGTCGCACTTCGACCATCTCGCCGACGAGCTGCGGGGCCGGGGGCTGCGCGCGCTCGTACAGATCATGCAGGTGCACGGCGGGTTCCTGTCGGTGGAGGAGACCGGCAAGGCCCCGATCTCGATGTTCAACTCCGGTCCGGTGGGCGGTGTCACCGGCGCCCGGCTGCTGGGCAGGCAGCTCGGCCGCCGCCGGGTGCTGACCGCGGACATGGGAGGCACGAGCCTCGACGCGGCCGCGATCATCGACGACGAGTTCCGGTTGCTGCCGCGGGCCGAGATCGGCGGTCTGCCCACCAGCCTGACCGCCGTCGACATCGAGACCATCGGAGCCGGCGGCGGCAGCCTCGCCTGGGTCGACGGACGCAGCCTGCTGCGCGTCGGTCCGCACAGCGCGGGGTCCACGCCGGGCCCGGCCTGCTACGGCAAGGGCGGCACCCGGCCCGCGGTCACCGACGCCGCGCTGGTGCTCGGGCTGATCAACGCGGACTACTACCTGGGCGGCACCGTCCCCCTGTACGAGGAGCAGGCGCGGGCCGCGCTACGCAAGCACGTGGCCGATCCGCTGGGCATCACCGAGGACGCGGCGGCCGCGGGGGTGTACCGGCTGGCGACATCGCAGATGTCGAACGCGCTGCGCAAGATCACCGTGAACCGCGGCCACGACCCGCGCGAGTTCACCCTCGTCGGCTTCGGCGGCGCCTGCGGGCTGTTCGCCGCGAGCATCGCCGCGGAGGCGGGCGTCCGCGAGGTCGTGATCCCGCGCGACGCCGCAGTGTTCTCCGCGCATGGCCTCATGCACGCGGACTCGGTGTTCTCCGCCGTGCAGACCAGCCCGTGGACGATGGATCAGCCCGCTGCCGCGCTGGACAGGGAGTTCGCCGCCCTTGAGGAACGCGCGCAGGCGTGGTTCGAGGCCGAGCGGATCCCCGGGAACCGGCGGGAGTTGCACCGTGAGGCGGACATGAAGTTCGTCGGCCAGATCTTCGAGGTGACCACTCGGCTGCACGCGGGTACGTTCGGCGAGGCGGACAAGGACGGCCTGCGGGCCCGGTTCCTCGCCGACTACGAAGAGGAGTTCGGCGCGGGCACCGCCTGGACCGAGGCCGAGATCCTGCTCGTCAACTCCCGGGTGCGCGCCATCGGCCGCAGTGACGTGCAGACCATGGAGCACCTGGCTGGTGCGGGCGAGGAGCGCCACGAGCTCACCCACCGTCAGGTGACCGAGCCGCTGGCCGGCGAGCGCACCGGAATGGACGTGCACCGCGGGTTCGGTGCGCTCGGCCGCGCCACCGGGCCGTGCCTGCTGGAGGAGCCCGACACGACGGTGTACGTGCCGGCCGGCGCCACCGTCGAGCTGACCGACAGCGGCGACTTCCTGCTGCGTCTCGCCGACCGCTGA